From a region of the Cutaneotrichosporon cavernicola HIS019 DNA, chromosome: 7a genome:
- a CDS encoding uncharacterized protein (Peptide transporter PTR2A), which yields MAGLNHGDIVNPALALAQEDEIRMQQRSASIVSEKKQGASLAHVTSPHGTLDPSDPHYGDEFPTQDEIAHLHRVPDKIPWATYLVAYIELAERFSYYGCTVVFTNFIQHPLPPGSKTGAGKEQFQSGALNMGQRASTGLTTFNTFWVYVTPLFGAYLADKYWGRYKTVCVAVGVALIGHIILIISAIPNVIVNQGGALACFIIAIVIMGAGTGAFKSNISPLVAEQYRKTKMFVRTNKHGERVIVDPTLTTSRTYMYFYFFINVGALIGQIGMVYAEKYVGFWLSFLLPTIVFLTTPLVLWIGYNHYVKAPPEGSVLAGALHIFKFAAKGQWSLNPVTLFKRLGSNEFWDRAKPSQVEARGETPPSWMTFDDKWVDEVRRGFKACAVFLWYPIFWLTYNQINNNLTSQAATMELHGLPNDVLSNLNPFSLLILIPVCDLIIYPALRKRGLNFTPIKKITCGFFAGCAAMIWACVLQHYIYKTNPCGYNAATCVDAEGHPRVSPINVWAQTGSYVLIALAEVFASITGLEYAFTKAPKNMRSLVMSVFLFMSAFSSALGQAFVSLSSDPLLVWNYGSMACLAFAAGCGFWFTHRHLDAQEDELNALDAGAVDSNNRRMSQYE from the exons ATGGCCGGCCTTAACCACGGCGACATCGTGAACCCGGCGCTCGCACTGGCGCAGGAGGACGAAATCCGCATGCAGCAGCGTTCGGCTTCCATCGTTTCCGAGAAGAAGCAGGGCGCCTCTCTTGCCCACGTTACGTCTCCCCACGGCACTCTGGACCCCTCAGACCCTCACTACGGGGATGAATTCCCAACACAGGACGAAAtcgcccacctccaccgcgtcCCAGACAAGATTCCGTGGGCCACATACCTCGTTGCCTATATCGAGCTGGCTGAGCGCTTCTC TTACTACGGATGCACCGTAGTGTTCACAAACTTTATTCAACACCCTCTACCGCCCGGATCCAAGACGGGAGCTGGCAAGGAGCAGTTCCAGTCGGGTGCTCTCAACATGGGTCAGCGTGCCTCCACCGGTCTGACCACTTTCAACACTTTCTGGGTTTACGTTACGCCTCTCTTTGGCGCCTATCTCGCCGACAAGTACTGGGGCCGCTACAAGACCGTGtgcgtcgccgtcggcgtcgccctGATCGGTCacatcatcctcatcatTTCGGCGATCCCTAATGTGATCGTCAACCAGGGCGGTGCGCTTGCCTGCTTCATTATTGCTATTGTCATCATGGGCGCTGGAACCGGTGCTTTCAAGAGTAACATTTCGcctctcgtcgccgagcagtACCGCAAGACCAAGATGTTCGTCCGTACCAACAAGCACGGCGAGCGTGTAATTGTCGACCCTACGCTCACGACGTCGCGCACTTACATG TATTTCTACTTCTTCATCAACGTTGGTGCTCTTATCGGCCAAATCGGTATGGTCTACGCCGAGAAGTACGTCGGCTTCTGGCTCtcgttcctcctcccgacCATTGTCTTCTTGACGACCCCTCTCGTCCTCTGGATCGGCTACAACCACTACGTCAAGGCCCCGCCCGAGGGCTCAGTTCTCGCTGGCGCTCTTCACATCTTCAAGTTCGCCGCCAAGGGCCAGTGGTCGCTCAACCCCGTCACGCTGTTTAAGCGCCTCGGCTCGAACGAGTTCTGGGACCGCGCCAAGCCCAGCCAGGTTGAGGCTCGCGGTGAGACCCCGCCCAGCTGGATGACGTTCGACGACAAGTGGGTCGACGAAGTCCGTCGTGGTTTCAAGGCCTGCGCCGTCTTCCTGTGGTACCCCATCTTCTGGCTCACCTACAACCAAATCAACAACAACCTTACGTCTCAGGCTGCTACCATGGAGCTGCACGGCCTCCCCAACGACGTTCTGTCCAACCTCAACCCCTTCTCGCTCCTCATTCTTATCCCCGTTTGCGACCTTATTATCTACCCTGCCCTCCGCAAGCGCGGCCTCAACTTCACCCCCATCAAGAAGATCACCTGTGGCTTCTTTGCGGGTTGCGCGGCCATGATCTGGGCCTGCGTCCTCCAGCACTACATCTACAAGACCAACCCTTGTGGTTACAACGCTGCTACctgcgtcgacgccgagggccaCCCGCGCGTCTCGCCTATCAACGTCTGGGCCCAGACCGGCTCGTacgtcctcatcgccctcgctgAGGTGTTTGCCTCCATCACTGGTCTCGAATACGCATTCACCAAGGCGCCAAAGAACATGCGCTCGCTCGTCATGTccgtcttcctcttcatGTCTGCGTTCTCGTCTGCCCTCGGCCAGGCCTTTGTTTCGCTCTCCAGCGACCCGCTCCTTGTCTGGAACTACGGCTCGATGGCCTGCCTTGCGTTCGCGGCCGGCTGCGGCTTCTGGTTCActcaccgccacctcgaTGCccaggaggacgagctcaacgcgctcgacgccggtGCGGTCGACAGCAACAACCGTCGTATGTCTCAATACGAGTAA